The following DNA comes from bacterium.
CAAAACAAAGAGGCACATCAAATTATCATTATCTCTGCAATTGATAATCTGGTAAAAGGCGCCAGTGGACAGGCTGTGCAAAACATGAACATAGTATGCGGGCTTGAAGAAACCGCAGGTCTGAACCTCATACCAGTGTTTCCATAAAGGCAATTCTGTGAAGATAATAAAAGGCGGCATTACAGCTCCTCATGGATTTAGAGCGGCAGGTATACCTTGTGGAATAAAATCATCTAAAAAGGACCTTGCTCTTATATTTTCAGACAGATCTGCAGTAACTGCAGGTCTGTTTACAACAAATCAGGTCAAGTCTGCTCATGTTTTGCTTGATCTAGGGAAACTACGCAGAAAAGAATCTCAGGCAATTATAATTAATAGCGGTAATGCCAATGCATGCAATGGTGCTACAGGAAAAGACAATGCTCTGAAAATGTCTGAATACACTGCAAAATGTCTGGATATAGATAAGCAAGGTGTACTTGTAGCATCTACGGGTATAATTGGGGTGCCTCTCCCTATGAATAAAATTAAAAAAGGCATTAAAGATATCTCTAATAAACTCACTATAGACGGCTCTAAAGATGCTGCTGAAGCTATTCTTACAACCGACACTACTATAAAAGAAGTGGCTGTAGATACAGGAATTAAAGGCAGGACAAAGGACAATATAAGAATTGGCGCAATTGCCAAGGGCTCAGGAATGATTGCTCCTAATATGGCTACATTGCTCGCATTTATAACAACAGATGCCTGCATAAAATATGAAGAATTGTTTACATCTTTGAGAGAATGTGTGAACACTACATTTAATATGCTGAGTATAGATGGAGATATGAGCCCTAATGACACAGTTATTATTATGGCAAATGGCACCTCAAGAAATAAAAGGATTAAATTCAATACACCTGAATATAAGAAATTTACTGATGCACTAAATTATGTATGCACATATCTTACAAAAAAGATTGCTGCTGATGGCGAAGGCGCAACAAAACTAGTTGAGATACAGATTAAAGGTGCAAGAAACATAAAGGATGCTAGACGCGCAGCTAAAGCAGTAGCTAATTCCAATCTGGTAAAAACAGCGCTTAATGGTTGCGACCCCAACTGGGGAAGAATTCTCTCCAGTTTAGGCGCAGCACGCATAAAGATTAAGCCCGGGAAAATTGATATCGCAATTAACTCTGAACCAATAGTTCACAATAGTATAAGCACAAACTTCTCTCAAGAAAGACTACATAAGATCTTGAAAGAAAAAGAAATTACAATAACAATCAATTTAAACATTGGTGGTCACAGTTCAACCGCGTATACTTGTGATATGTCAGAAGTATATGTAAAAATAAATGCGCATTACCACACATGAGAAATTGAATTAATTATGGAAAAGCTGATTGAAAAAGCAAAAGTGCTCATAGAAGCACTGCCATATATCAAAAAGTTCCACGGAAAAAAAATAGTGATAAAATATGGCGGAAGCGCAATGGAGCATGAAGAAATCAAAAAAGCTATTATGCAGGATATTGTGTTTATGAAGTATGTTGGAATGAACCCAATTATTATTCACGGCGGTGGAAATGCTATAACTGAAGCACTTAAGAAAATGGGAAAGAAATCTCAATTTGTGGACGGATTGCGTGTTACTGATAAAGAAACAATTCGAGTTGTAGAACAAGTGCTTGTTGAGAAGGTAAATAAGGAAATTGTTTCTCTGATCAACGAATTAGGAGGGAACGCTCTTGGCATTAATGGAAAATCTGAATCTCT
Coding sequences within:
- the argJ gene encoding bifunctional glutamate N-acetyltransferase/amino-acid acetyltransferase ArgJ, producing MKIIKGGITAPHGFRAAGIPCGIKSSKKDLALIFSDRSAVTAGLFTTNQVKSAHVLLDLGKLRRKESQAIIINSGNANACNGATGKDNALKMSEYTAKCLDIDKQGVLVASTGIIGVPLPMNKIKKGIKDISNKLTIDGSKDAAEAILTTDTTIKEVAVDTGIKGRTKDNIRIGAIAKGSGMIAPNMATLLAFITTDACIKYEELFTSLRECVNTTFNMLSIDGDMSPNDTVIIMANGTSRNKRIKFNTPEYKKFTDALNYVCTYLTKKIAADGEGATKLVEIQIKGARNIKDARRAAKAVANSNLVKTALNGCDPNWGRILSSLGAARIKIKPGKIDIAINSEPIVHNSISTNFSQERLHKILKEKEITITINLNIGGHSSTAYTCDMSEVYVKINAHYHT